Sequence from the Macrobrachium rosenbergii isolate ZJJX-2024 chromosome 26, ASM4041242v1, whole genome shotgun sequence genome:
TTGCTTCTTTTATTTGCtaaaatttatactttttcatatctttaataatctatttgtatattttattttatatatttttttaaatcttaaaattttatgcTAACGCttccttttaatttcaatataaatgagcatttttctgttttataaattaaaacaaattactgtctATGAAATCCTAATTTAAACTTCATTTGTTTGTTCACTATCTCGGTCATGTGGgccatttcgtattttttttaatatatttcatttttcatgtatcTGTTAATATTTCCTTCTGCTGAAGGAATATTCAATTAATATTCAATGGTTCTTATTCTATAatctttttttgtaatgttttaatttcatttttaaaatcataatggaataatttttattcatttgtattttagtCCAACGACAAGAAAATTATTTGGGTCGTGTGgggaattttattatattttttgtattttgaaaataaatattactacaaatttcaaaaatattttcacgtTAGTTTTGACTGGACTAGGaaacagtcattatatatatatatatatatatatatatatatatatatatatatatatatatatatatatatatatatatatatatatatatatatatatatataatatatatatatatatatatatatgtgtatatatatatatatatatgtttgtgtgttatatatacatttaaatataaaatacatacatatatatgatatatataatacaattatatataaaactggcgTTCCACAGGGTATGGTCCTAGTCTTGACTCGATGATTAAAATATCATTGGACCTAATACTATCACAATttgaaccaaccaaccaacctctctctctctctctctctctctctctctctctctaacgttccTTGGGCCCCTTCAAAATGCCCGCCCCAACGGCCTTTGCGAACGATTTTTTTTACGTTGGTAATATATTAAATAACCTTAAGCAATAACTAGTcgttttgacaatattttttacCGTTATTATTAGAGATGTAATATCGTATAATAATGCCATTCCGTTATTTAAAATtggaagttatatttttttataaaattagttattaatttttttttaaattgtctatTATTTCCATCTTTTGGTCTTTCAAGCAtcgggggagggagagagagagagagagagagagagagagagagagagagagagagagagagagagagagatcattctcaACTGAGTCACCCAAAATTCTGAGAAGATATTTCccaaaacaacagagagagagagagagagagagagagagagagagatcagagagagtcAACCCAAATTCTGAAGATATTtcccaaaacgagagagagagagagagagagagagagagagagagatcattctcaACTAAGTCACCCAAAATTCTGAGAAGATCACCCAAAATTCTCAACtgagaaaatatttcccaaaaagagagagagagagagagagagagagagagagagagagagagagcgagttaaTCACCGTTATTCCTCTACTACTCCCTTATCtaatctgtctgtctctgtctctctttctctatctcatttcctgtcctctctctctctctctctctctctctctcttcctgtctctctctctctctctctctctctctctctctctccctctctcaccacTCCctaaccccctttctctctctccctcatttcctgtctctctctctctctctcctttccctctctctctctctctcaaccctccctctctctctctctctcatttccccacccttctctctctctctctctcctcaccacccctatctctctctctctctctctcacacacatgcaaatctctctctctctctctcatgcaaatctcctaccctctctctctctctcatttctctctctctatttctctctctctctctctctctctcctatcctacttctctctctctatctctctcatacacacacatttcctcactctctctctctcatacacacacatttcctctcactctccctctctctcccacccccatTCCCGTACCGTCCTTGATCAAGGTCGGGTCAGGAGAAAGTGTCGCAATTCCAACAATGGCCATTTTTTCTTCAACATTCCCCCAAATCTAATTTCCTGTCGACCAGATGGTCAGAAAATATATGACCTTCATTTAGTAATGGTCACAAATGTCAAAAGGTATGTATTGGGCACTGTTGTTATCTTTAAGGTCAGGTCTGACAGGACGTGAACGGGTTCAAgtcactttaaccacggcccggtggtggcctgccctatgtCGCTGCCTGAAGCACAGTCATGGCTAGCTGtagccttaaatgaaataaaaactactgtggctagagggctgcaatttggtgtgtttgatgattggagggtggatgatcaacataccaatttgcaatacccatagcctcagtagtttttaagatctgacggcggacagaaaaaagtccggacggacaaagccggcacaatagttttcttttacagaaaactaaaaatacatccATCTACAACCTACAACTGTATATAAGTTATCACTTCACAACCCTTCACAATTCTTATAATCACAACATTTATGACATATTGTGCGCGTGACgttatttccgagagagagagagagagagagagagagagagagagagagagagatgctcacgTTGgagctaattttattattactcatCAAAGCATTTTCCCTAACTCTGAGAGGGACGTGTCCGGCCTTgagtaaatactctctctctctctctctctctctctctctctctctctctctctctctctctctctctctctctctctctccgccattaacaaaaacaaacattgaattttattaaaggTATTCAAATTCTACTTTGTTTATATTCTAGAATTTagtgacgaataaaaaaaaaatactaaaaaaatatatattttaaaatctaaaCCGGTCTTAATGAAGCATTACGGCCATATACTCAATCTAGGACAGTggacgcgcgcgcgcgcctcATAGCAAGCTACTACAtacgacgaaataaaaaaaaataaataaaaacatgatacaCATCTCAACCTTCCTAGGTACaacagtttttttcagttttcaatatcTTGCAAGTCTGGGCTACTTAcggaaggggtgggggggtgggagaGGAAAGGACACCCTCAAGGGGCATCATCAATGTCCGAAGGTCTCCGCCCCTTCGACGAAAAGGTCAGGGGTCGGATTCCGCGAAATGGTCCCTTTGCTATCACTGTCGGGTAATCGAAAGATGGTTagaatttttttcccaattttttccacaatttttttcatttccgttcGTCTTCTACTGCACGTACGATGTACATTGGGTTTCCTGTTATATAAGGGAGTGTACGTGCGTGTACATGTACCGTACAGGTTTACGGACACTGTAAAATGCTTGTACGTAACAGGAAATTCATGAATATTTGACTGACACCAAAAAATCTAGCTGGCTTACAACCTCAAGGACatataaatagtttaaaaaaaaactatatctgaCATTAACATAAAATCAATATTACCTTAAAATTCCCATATCTGACCCTTGACCAAAGCTACCACCTTGAACTTTGACCCTGCAATGCTATCTATTCTATGCATTACTGTCATGCATGACCCTGATATTTCCTGACCTAAGACCTCCATGTTACTGATTTGAGCCTGTTATCTGAccttgaaataattaattttgaggCTGGTATTGTTAAAGATGAACTTAACTGACCTTTCAACTTTAAATAGTGACCTAacttttttatatctaaattagtattttctttaatctgAATTCCTACATATTCGTCCTGAAATGTATTACCTAAAATACATTCAATAATATTGCAATGTCAAAAATAGAGGTCATCTTAGGTCATCCTTCAAAGGACGGTTTTTTTCAAGGCCAACCTTCAGCATTGGCTAACGTAACAGAGCACGAGCGCCTCTGGTGTACAGAGGGTCGTTCTCGAAACTACTGTCTTCAGGAGTGCAGACAGTTGTCCCcttacaaatacagtaattacaagtCATTACACTAATTCTCGAAGTAATCTAGCAATAACGGTTCAAGGACGACCACTAGACTCTTGGAAGTGTCATGAAATAACAGAGGACACTCTCCAACCTCAGGTACTTGAAATGTCAAGTCGCCCTCCAAAGAAAATGTCACTGAATAGGTGTGACTTGACTTTCGGAGTGTTGACAAAAATAACTATCTACAGAAACAGACAGCGAATGGCAGAAATAATTCTCTACACAGACAGAGATGGACAGCAATAATTCtcaacacagacagacagagaatgacagaaataattctctgcacagacagacagagaatgacagaaataattctctgcacagacagacagagaatgacagaaataattctctacacagacagacagagaatgacAGAAATAATTCTCTACACAGACAGAGATTGACAGCAATAATTCtcaacacagacagacagagaatgacAGAAATAATTCTCTACACGGACAGAGATTGACAGCAATAATTCTCCACAGACAGACAAAGATGAGTGTTGACAGAAATAATTCTCTACACAGACACAGATTGACAGCAATAATTCTCTACACAGACAGAGATTGACAGCATTAATTCTCTACACAAACAGGGAGAGAATGACAGAAATAATTCTTTACACAGACAGAGAATGACAGAAATAATTCTCTACACAGACAGAGATTGACAGCAATAATTCTCTACACAGACAGAGATTGACAGCACTAATTCtctacacaaagagagagagaatgacagaaatAATTCTCTACACAGACagataatgacagaaataattCTCTACACAGACAGAGATTGACAGCAATAATTCTCTacacagacagagaaagacagaaataatTCTCTACACTGACAGAGATTGACAGCAATAATTCTCTacacagacagagaaagacagaaataatTCTCTACACAGACAGAGATTGACAGCAATAATTCTCTacaaagacagagaaagacagaaataatTCTCTACACAGACAGAGATTGACAGCAATAATTCTCTACAAAGGCAGAGAAAGACAGACATAATTCTCTACACAGAGAGAGATTGACAGCAATAATTCtctacacagacagacagacatgaatTTTGACAGAAATAATTCCCTACACAAGGGATGGGTGTTGACAGAACTAATTCTGTAAATAAACAGACGGAGATTGATGGAAAAATTCTGTAcacagacagagatagatagaacTAATTCTCTACACAGACAGAGATTGACAGTAATAATTTTCTATGCAAACAGACAGAAAGTGACAGAAATAATTCTCTATACAAACAGATTGGCAACAATAATTCTCTACACAAGCAGACAGAGtaagtaagaaaataattctctttatgCAAACGGACAGAGATACCTGTTGACAGATAATTCtctacacagacagacagagatgttTGCCGACAGATAATTCTTTTCACAAACATACAGCGTTGACAGAAATAATTCCCTATATAAACAGACTGAATTGGCCGTCTTTATGTGGGATATTCAAAAATTAAGGTTAATGTCAATTTTAATCCACTGAACCAATTTAAACTAAAACTTACAACTATAGATTGTATTACATTTTACTTAGGGCGAGATCCAGGAACGTCTGTCACTGAGTAATCTCACAGTCCTAACGGTGCCCAGAAATCTAATCAATTCACTTTGGTCAAAATGTCCCTTCCAGTAACCCCTTTTTTCtgcccttttcttcctcttctccttcttcgtcttcttccctCGTTCAACTCACAGGAATCCTTGACAATACCTTTCCTCCGAGAGTCTTAAAGCCACAGTTCCGCTACTTACACAAAGCCTCCTCCCGCCACCGAAAaagtttcaatttaaaaaaaacaactcaGGGCGTGTCCCCATTGGCTAACGGTTTCCCCGGTCATCCTTCAGCTCGCTTCTCCATTGGCCCAAGGGTGTGTGACGTCACGGCATCCTGTGCCTATATAACAGGTGAAGAAGAGGAGTCAGACATCAGTTCCTCGAAGGTTCTCGTCCAAGCAGCATCATCATGAAGGTTATGGTGAGTTGCAGAGaccgattttttttaaagcacttCTTGGAAATTGGGGCAATTGGAGATATTAATGCCTTAGTGAGGAGATTTCTAACGTTTGTGGCttgaatatgaaaattttgttaaGGATTTAAAATTTCTACCAGTCTAACACTCTCTCAGCAGatacaaaattacgaaaattgGTTAGACTTTCAATTCTCACATTTATGCCAAAGTAAATTAACGTTCTGTTAATATTCTTAACATTTCTGCCCAGTCTAACACTTTCTCAGCTGATCAGAAATGACACGCAGCGATCACTTTTGCTGTTTAACACCAAAGTATATCTTCAAGTTATCAAACTCGACCTCTTCATTCAAAATTTACAAAGTCTGTCTCTTATCTCCAAAATGTAAACCACTTTCGAATTGATCCAATAAGCCTCTAGACCTCGTTTCACTGTTCTTCATAACAAGCAGAGAACTTGCCGTTCATCttggatttattttcaattatatttacttGTTCATCAAATATTTCcgaatctattttcctttttatatttatcttgttttatcTTAAACTCCAGCTTCTTGACAAACACTTTCCATTTGAAATTTCTCCTTTCATCTTGAATTCGCTAGCTCACACCAGACTCCCAATCTCTGCTGCAAGTTTCTAAGTACTGATTTTTCATGGATGATCCCTGGCGGTCACCCTTCCAAATCCTAACCAGAGTCAGTGTTCCTTAActctaattttaacattaattttatctGCATTTCATTCAGTCGTCCAATTCTGAAAAGGGGAGGTGTCTAAAATTTGGATATTCAGGGGTAAAGCTAAGGGCCTACTGGTAATTGTGGAATATGAACCgtgttattttgattaaaatgttACTTGACCAACAATTTTATGCCCGGGAGAATaggtttaaattttaaataagagATATAAGGGGGCAGAAAAAACTTCTAAATGTTTCAAAATGTTCAAAACTGTTTAATCACGCCAAGAAAAATGTCTGTTAACTATCTTGCAAAAGCGCCTGTACATAATTTTTACAccaccacttaaaaaaaaaaaaatctaaattctcAAGCCCTCCTTCTGCTGCGCCTTCTGCAGGTAGTCTTTTGAGCTGTGCTGGGAGCTGGTTACTTCAAGTAAAATATTTGTCAAGTGTCTTACAAAGCTGCTGTACGGCTTTGCAACAATAATTTAAAAGATAGTTTCATTTCTAAACCACCCTCCTTCTGCTGCGCCTTCTGCAGGTAGTCTTGTGCGCTGTGGTGGCTGCAGTCTCAGCCATGCCCTCCGTAGGCCTGGTCGGTCCCTCTGGGGTCATTGGGCCATCTGGCATCGTAGGACCCTCCGGCCCTGTCCAGTTCAGCCAACCAGCCTGGGCATTCTTGGGCCACCACGCCCACGCCCACATCGCCGCCCTCAACAGACATAGGCCCGCCGTCCCAGCTCACCACCACAACCCAGCTGTCTTCCAGGTAATTCGAAAAATAGGCGGAATTTCAAATGGTTTGTTTACGTTTGATGGGTGACTGAAGTAAAATGGAGTCAAAGGGGATTGTTGTCGTATTCAAATTAATGttcttgttgttatttttgttatattaccGTTATTGCAACTGTTGTTAATATGAGCTATGTGTTATAGAATAACCCCTAACTCTATACATCCTATATATAACCGTAAATCACAACAACgttgtaaaatttaaatatttgccAATTTtaaatcatcaaagaaaacggaCGTCAACCTCATATTTCAGGGGTAACGGAACTAAAAATCCCATTCGCTaactttcatattccttttgtCCTTTCAGCCCGCCCCCGCAGTCCCAACCACCTACGGCGTGGACGCCTCCGGGTGCGTCGTTGGACCTTCTGGCAAAGTCTGCCCAACTGGCAACATCCAGTTCAGTTAAGTGGACGACCTCCAGtcgataaagataaaaaaacttttatttttccctgattTTGAAACGAAAACGAACATGTCCATCTTTTCCTTGGTCTATGCGACGTCCATGGAGCTGGTTCTTAGCAGTATTATTGAGAAtacgtttttttaaatatacgttaATGTCTAGATCGATGATATTCGTGATTCTCAAGTCGATAAATGTTCACTAAATGTACGTAAATGTTCGTGATTCTACAGACGTGATTCTCAAGACGATAAATGTTCACTAAATGTACGTAAATGTTCGTGATTCTACAGACGAAAAGCTTTTTATCAAATATACGTAAACGTAATCTTAATCGATGTTATTCGTGATGCTGGAGGCGATGAATGTATATTAAATACTCGTAAATATTCACATTGAGATAATATTCGACATTCTGAAGAGATGACAgcaaaatattgtataaaaatatacttcaagACTCATCAAAACCAACTCGATCTGGGACAGCGATTTCCTGTCGACAAAATAAAACCCAACaacaaaaggattttcaagactTCTTCACAAACATCGAGGATATAACCCTGAGGGAGATGTTATTCACATTAACGAGGTTCTGAGACGAAATTAACATCTTTCGACGTTCAAAACATCCAAACATCTCCTCTCCTGTTTTGCCTGTGAAGTCCTGATAGCCAAATTTAAGGGTCCTAATGTGATTATATTACAGGGATAAATTCATGATGATGGATGTATAAACTGAGTgcctacagtatatgtacatgtgatagtattttgtaataaaaaatatatatgaagcttataaagtattttatttttgatataacTATACCTTTTATATTaggaaattatgtaatatatatatatatatatatatatatatatatatatatatatatatatatatatatatatatatatatatatatatatatatatatatatatatacatgcacacacagaaaGAGATCCTACTTCTATGTATAAAATATGCGGATACATCTATGGATTCACAAGTTCTAATCTACTCTACAAGTCTACGACCATTGACACTGGAACGCCAACTGAAAAAATTAACTGATCAATGAGCAATCCTCCCCCACAACTCCACTACAATAACAAGGACACCCACTCCAAGCAACCAGGAATCTGAATTATATCCAATAATAGATCCCACACCTACCTGACAGGACTGACAAAACTTGATTCCTGGACAAGGGAGGAAGGTCACCCTCCCAAAAACTGGTCACAGCTTGGGGCATGTCCCAAGGGAGGGTACGGTAGGCCTGCAAGAGATCCCTTGCAAAAAATGGCTCAAAGTATGAACTTGTTTACAAAGATGGACTTTAATAGTGGCACGAATTCATGAATAATGTTTGCAAGGTTATGTTCCTAGAAtttgacagctctctctctctctctctctctctctctctctctctctctctctctctctctctctctctctctctctctttataagtgTCTAAGGAACACCATTTGAAGTCACCTAATGATTTAATACACTGGGGCCTCTTTAGATATTATGTTTCACCAGTGTAGTCCACTTAAGAATGTACAAATATCACACCACACTTAGGCCTGGCATGAATATCCCCTACGTAATCTCACTTACACTGTGAAATAGCCAAAactcaaagaaaattaaagaaaatgtcaaTGGCAGCTTTCTTTTCCACAACATCCCTCTTGAGAGAATGAGGGGGAGAGGTACTACATTATTCTAGAAACGTGCCCACCCTGACATAAAACATGGCATGTCTGTTTAAAAGATGTTGACAAATACAACACTTCAGATGCTACAGGTTTGTAAGTGCAGGTGTGTACATACACCTGAATATTTGTAAGTGTAGGTGTCCAAACACCTGAATATGTGCACAAAGGCCGAGTCTGAAAGGAGAAAAGAGCAGTTAAGCAATGGTGCTTTTcccaaaaaagaatattaagtagGGAAAACAGGAATACTGCAGTCTCTTGACACTTTTTTGCACATGTAATACCAAGGCAATGCAAAATAGCACTTATATattcacttgttttctttataCCTTATTTATCTACACACTTTTAAGCTGAGCAAAGCAGCCATTAAAAGATGACATGAGTTGGCTATGAAGGTGGACGTTGGGGTTATATGCCATTGATCTGGTTTAACTTATGGTGATATAATAACTGCAAGTATAGATTTACTTTccaaacaaggaaataaaacaaaatttaaacaatttcaagAAATAAGAATACCGTATTGCATTGTTTACTATCAATATACAATATACCGTATACAGTATCTGTCATTCAAGGTAACAGCTTGTGCTACCAATAAAAATTACTCCAAAGATGCTTAtcaagttttttgaaaagaagtttTCAACCAAACGTCATCAGAACACCAGAAAAGACATCAacaagttaagtgtaccttagttttaccagaccactgagctgattaacagctctcctagggctgacccgaagcgattagacttattttacgtggctaaaccaattggttacttagcaacgggacctacaacttattgtggaatcgaaccacattatagcgagaaatgaatttccatcaccagaaataaattcctctaactcttcatcagccggctggggactcgaactcgggcctggcgagtgccagtccacagctctacctaCTCGCCCACCGAAGAGCTGAGACATCAATACAATACAATGATTTTTGTCTTGgcaaaaatataatgattaagaATCAACTGCAGCTTCCAAATATATACCTGGATTGTGACAATGATAGAAAGTGGTGAGtccataattttaaaatgattaggCCTAGGTGcgtgggaagaaaaaaaaaatgggaatattttCCCAGCAAAATATATTCCAAGTATTCCAAATATATCTTATGTTCTACATACTTTATGAATATATTCTAAACTCTCTAAATATATTCTAACGCAGTGAATTTATAGTCCAGCACTACAGTAAAGCTGCATTTCAGTAAAACTTGACTTTTAGAATGTTAGTCTAATATAATAGGCTATTGCTAGTAAAAGTACGGAGAGAGATTTTAGATTTgggtaagttaggttaagttactccacattagtttatttatattcaatttaccataaaatgtaggctttttaattttttaccaaaaaaaattctattattagGCCTACTATAAAGTCCAGATTTGCCACATTCACTGACTATTTCTACATAGGCCTAAACTATTATTAAAATAGATTAATATCCCCATCTGACCTGTAACAAACTACACTTATACCCTAACCACAAACACCCTATTAGACGTAGCCTACGCCATCCTATGTGATGTAGGTTGTATAGGCTTTAACACCCTAGGtctaaaaaacaattaaaataatccATTAGGCCTATTCTCAGCCCTAACCCAATTACAGCTGTCATTTTTAACGTCACAGGCacaagaaagcaaaaaaataaccTAGGCCTACGTAAGTCGTCGGCTGGGATGGGCTCCTCATGCCTAAGTAGACATAACCTTTCGTacaatgccaggtcctgacctaaccggATCTTACCTACCTGATCTAACTTTGGGCGACGTGCCTGacctgggggggggggtgggggcgacGACCCCCAAAAAAGGCCA
This genomic interval carries:
- the LOC136852889 gene encoding cuticle protein CP1158-like, with translation MKVMVVLCAVVAAVSAMPSVGLVGPSGVIGPSGIVGPSGPVQFSQPAWAFLGHHAHAHIAALNRHRPAVPAHHHNPAVFQPAPAVPTTYGVDASGCVVGPSGKVCPTGNIQFS